Within the Polymorphobacter megasporae genome, the region GACGTCTTCGATTCCTTTGCCCTGGCTGGGCAGAAACGGAAATATCACCGTCTCTGATATATCTTTTGCAGCAGCGCAGCTGACGTGGACGACGAAACCAAGTTCACTACTTCGGCTGGAATCGATCGTGGGCGGCACCGCATATTTGCTGGGCGCGTCGACGATGACGCTGCCATCCTCGTGCCAGGTGCCTGATCGGAAGGTCACCGACGAGACGTGGCCCTCTCCGATTCCGCGTAGCGAGAGAAGAAAGCGCAGGGCACCCGCTTGCTGGCCCGACTGATCGGGCGACCGGACGATACTTGGATTAAATAAGGCAGCCGATTCAAACGAGAATTCCTCCGTGAAATAGGCTCCGATCAATAGAGCCTGGTCGACGTTTATGGCCGAGCGATCCGTATTTATGCCTTCAAGCTCGTTGAACCGCTGCCGAAAAAGCGCCGTTGTATCCCGATGTTTGGCATCGAGCTTTGCAGTGATCGCCGTCAACTCTGAAGCCACCACGCTGGCGTCTAGCGCGATTAAACGGTCGACTATGCGTTGGGCGCGTGAATGATCCTTAACGACGAAGGCGGCAGGATCTTCTGCGAAAAATGGCCGAAGCACACTTCGACCCGAGTCAGGTGTCAGGGTAAGCGATAGAAGTCGCGCTATTTCGCTCACAGCTCAAACCGTCTCACCGCGGCGGAGCCATTCGCAGCGTCAGCCAGCGCACCGTCGGGACGCCTTCGCCCATTCACGACCTCGCGGTACGTCATTTGCTAGCCTTCAGGACCATAGCGTCACCTATGACTGAGCCCCTGCTCCGCCGGACTGATCTGCATCAACTATCGATCAATAATCATCGTCCGGCAGCAGGTTGGTTACGATCACCACCTTACATCAACTGATACCGCCATGAAGCCCGACGACGCGTCAAACCAGAATAACCTATCTAATTTTACTATCATCGGAAGCTAAGGGGTCGGGCGCGACCTGCTTCAAACGATGACGTTCGTCACGGGGTCGAGGTCAGATTCATCGGTCTTGTTACGTTTGATGCACCACCTAGAAATTTTGCTCTTTGTGGTATCGAACGCGACGCTAGATCGTTTAGTCGGAAAGAACGTATTTCGGCACCTTGTGATGTAGTCGGTTTTCGATGTTGCGGGCGCTCTCTTCCGCGTTCAACACCCCGGCTTGGAGATGCAATGTCTATATCAATCAACAAATCGACAGTCGCGTTACCGATCGATGCGCGCGTCACCTTGCTCGATCTGTTGCGCGAAGGGATGCACCTCGCTGGAACGAAGAAGGGCTGCAATCAGGGCGCGTGCGGCGCTTGCACCGTTCTTGTCGATGGCGAGCGGATCCTCTCGTGTCTGGCTCTCGCCGTGCAGTATGATGGTCGGCACGTCACCACGATCGAAGGCTTGGCCGAGGCCAATATGCTCCACCCTCTGCAACAAGCGTTCATCGATCATGACGGCTTTCAGTGCGGTTACTGCACCCCAGGCCAGATATGCTCAGCGATTGGGATGGCGGCCGAGGCGCAGCGCGGGGTGCCGAGTCATGTCACCGCAAATCTCAACGCGGATGTCGTGCTGACGCGGGACGAGTTGCAGGAGCGGATGAGCGGCAATCTGTGCCGGTGCGGCGCGTACAACGGGATCATCGACGCAATTCGCGAGACCGTTGCAGCGGAGATGACGGTATGAAGCCCTTCATATACGCACGGGCGGGCGACACGGGTGAGGCGCTGAGCCTCGGAGAAATGCGCGGGTCCGCCTATCTTGGGGGTGGTACGAACCTCGTCGATCTAATGCGCGAGACGGTTGCGCAGCACACGACCCTCGTCGACGTGACGGGGCTGTCGGCTACTATCGAAGAAATCGCCGACGGCGGATTGTTGATCGGTTCCGCAGTCCGCAATACCGCTCTTGCCGAGCACCGCCTGGTTCGTCGACGGTACCCAGTGCTGGCACGCGCGATCCTGGCGGGTGCCTCGGCGCAGATCCGGAACATGGCGACCGTCGGCGGCAATCTGCTCCAACGGACGCGCTGCACCTATTTTTACGATACCGACGGATCGAGCTGCAACAAGCGTCTGACGGGATCGGGATGCGACGCGATCGAGGGCTTCAACCGCGGCCATGCGATTCTCGGCGCGTCGCAGACGTGCGTTGCTACGCATCCATCGGACATGTGCGTCGCGCTCGCAGCGCTCGATGCGATTGTGCACGTACAGGGCAGTAGCGGCACGCGGACGGTGCCGTTCGTCGACCTCCATCGCCTGCCCGGCGATCATCCTGAGTTCGACACTGTGCTTGAAACGGGAGAGCTGGTCACGGCGATCGAATTGCCGCCATTGCCGCTTGCGGAGAACTCGACCTATCGCAAGGTACGCGATCGGGCGAGCTACGCCTTCGCGCTGATATCGGTGGCGGCCGCGCTCGAAGTGGACGGCGGCCTGATCAAGGACGTCAGGATCGCGCTCGGCGGCGTGGCGCACAAGCCATGGCGGGCAATGAAGGCAGAGGCCGTGTTGCGCGGCGGCCCAGCAACCGAACAGGCCTTCCTTGACGCCGCGACCGCCGAGCTGGCCGACGCCGTGCCGCTGCGCAACAACGGCTTCAAGATCGAATTGGCCAAACGGACCCTCGTTGCCGTTCTCGGCGACCTTTCGAAAGCGGAAGCATGAGCATCGTCGACACGGTCAAGGGTTCTGCGCAGGGTGCCATTCAAAGCGCGATGGCGAAGCTGGTGCCGCTTGCGCCCGACAGCTGGATCCCGGGAGGCGTTCCCGACCCGCTGATCCGCCAACAACATGGGCTGATCGGCACGTCGGTATCGCGGCTCGATGGCCCGCTAAAGGTCCGGGGTGCGGCGAGATTCGCGGCCGAGTTCCCGATCGACGGGATGGTCTATGCCGCACTTGCGTTTTCGACGATCCCGCGGGGTCGCATCGCGAAACTCGACACCGCCGTTGCCGGAGCCGCGCCCGGCGTGGTGGCGGTAATGAGCCACATGAATGCGCCGAAGATGAATGCCCCGGCGGCGTTCGGTTCCTCGCCCACCGCGGCAGGTCCAGCCGATCTGCCGATAATGCAAGACGACCGGATCCACTGGAACGGGCAGCCAATCGCGGTCGTGCTCGCCGAGACGCAAGAGCAGGCCGATCATGCGG harbors:
- a CDS encoding 2Fe-2S iron-sulfur cluster-binding protein, encoding MSISINKSTVALPIDARVTLLDLLREGMHLAGTKKGCNQGACGACTVLVDGERILSCLALAVQYDGRHVTTIEGLAEANMLHPLQQAFIDHDGFQCGYCTPGQICSAIGMAAEAQRGVPSHVTANLNADVVLTRDELQERMSGNLCRCGAYNGIIDAIRETVAAEMTV
- a CDS encoding FAD binding domain-containing protein, translating into MKPFIYARAGDTGEALSLGEMRGSAYLGGGTNLVDLMRETVAQHTTLVDVTGLSATIEEIADGGLLIGSAVRNTALAEHRLVRRRYPVLARAILAGASAQIRNMATVGGNLLQRTRCTYFYDTDGSSCNKRLTGSGCDAIEGFNRGHAILGASQTCVATHPSDMCVALAALDAIVHVQGSSGTRTVPFVDLHRLPGDHPEFDTVLETGELVTAIELPPLPLAENSTYRKVRDRASYAFALISVAAALEVDGGLIKDVRIALGGVAHKPWRAMKAEAVLRGGPATEQAFLDAATAELADAVPLRNNGFKIELAKRTLVAVLGDLSKAEA